A genomic window from Dechloromonas sp. A34 includes:
- a CDS encoding 3'-5' exonuclease produces MSDVVMSRAELGTADLPLYQGIGLDQVTLVESEAQAAEAQAALMASDAIGFDTESKPTFLKGEVSTGPHLVQLASDRHAWLFPVSRAHGNTALKAILESPQVLKVGFGLGNDRSALKARLGVTLQNVLDLGETLRGPGHRGTVGAKVAVAHFFGQKFQKSKKTGTSNWASSRLNERQVLYAANDAYVALQLYRAWLRSQGTPG; encoded by the coding sequence GTGAGCGATGTCGTGATGAGCCGGGCCGAGCTGGGCACGGCCGACCTGCCGCTCTACCAAGGCATCGGGCTCGATCAGGTGACGCTGGTCGAGTCGGAAGCCCAGGCCGCCGAGGCGCAGGCGGCGCTGATGGCGAGCGATGCGATCGGCTTCGACACCGAATCGAAACCGACTTTCCTCAAGGGTGAGGTGTCGACCGGGCCGCACCTCGTGCAACTGGCCAGCGACCGCCACGCCTGGCTGTTCCCGGTATCCCGCGCCCATGGCAACACGGCGCTGAAGGCCATTCTCGAGTCGCCGCAGGTGCTGAAAGTCGGCTTCGGCCTCGGCAACGACCGCAGCGCGCTGAAGGCGCGGCTCGGCGTGACGCTACAGAACGTCCTCGATCTCGGCGAAACCCTGCGCGGGCCGGGGCATCGCGGCACGGTGGGGGCCAAGGTGGCGGTCGCCCACTTCTTCGGCCAGAAATTCCAGAAATCCAAGAAAACCGGCACCAGCAACTGGGCCAGTTCGCGGCTCAACGAGCGCCAGGTGCTCTACGCCGCCAACGATGCTTACGTTGCCTTGCAGCTTTACCGGGCCTGGCTGCGCAGCCAGGGCACGCCGGGCTGA
- a CDS encoding alpha/beta hydrolase has product MSELLQGIEIEHGGKPQYAVIWLHGLGADGSDFVPVVPELGLAEAPGVRFIFPHAPEMPVTCNGGYVMPAWYDIISLDSTSRKIDEAGIVHSRAAIRQLIARENARGIPCANIFLAGFSQGGAVAYTTALTHPEPLAGIIALSTYLPSVALVEREATAANRAIAIFGAHGSQDDVVSPTLGRQARDFMLQRGHAVDWQEYPMPHSVCMEEVEAIGDWLRGRLA; this is encoded by the coding sequence ATGAGCGAACTGTTGCAGGGCATCGAAATCGAGCATGGCGGCAAGCCGCAATATGCGGTGATCTGGCTGCACGGCCTGGGTGCCGACGGTTCGGACTTCGTGCCGGTGGTACCCGAACTCGGGCTGGCCGAAGCGCCCGGTGTCCGCTTCATCTTCCCGCATGCGCCGGAAATGCCGGTCACCTGCAACGGCGGCTACGTGATGCCGGCCTGGTACGACATCATTTCGCTGGACAGCACCAGCCGCAAGATCGACGAGGCCGGCATCGTCCATTCGCGGGCCGCCATTCGCCAGCTGATCGCCCGCGAAAACGCTCGCGGCATTCCCTGCGCCAACATCTTCCTGGCCGGCTTTTCGCAAGGCGGCGCGGTCGCCTACACAACGGCGCTGACCCACCCCGAGCCGCTGGCCGGGATCATCGCCCTGTCGACCTATCTGCCCTCGGTGGCGCTGGTCGAACGCGAAGCCACCGCAGCCAACCGGGCGATCGCCATCTTCGGCGCCCATGGCAGCCAGGACGACGTGGTGTCGCCGACGCTCGGCCGGCAGGCCCGCGACTTCATGCTGCAGCGCGGCCATGCCGTCGACTGGCAGGAATACCCGATGCCGCATTCAGTCTGCATGGAAGAAGTCGAAGCGATCGGCGACTGGCTGCGGGGGCGGCTGGCGTGA
- the def gene encoding peptide deformylase, whose protein sequence is MAVRPLLRMGDHRLLEVAKPVVDFATPALAGLIEDMFDTMNAAGGVGLAAPQIGVGLQVVIFGFENSERYPEAEAVPMTVLLNPVITPLSDEEELGWEGCLSVPGLRGEVPRWARIRYQGFTSQGETIDRTVEGFHARVVQHECDHLIGKLYPMRIRDMARFGFTDVLFPELA, encoded by the coding sequence ATGGCTGTCAGACCTCTGTTGCGCATGGGCGATCATCGCCTGCTCGAGGTGGCGAAACCGGTCGTCGACTTCGCTACGCCGGCCCTGGCCGGCTTGATCGAGGACATGTTCGACACCATGAATGCCGCCGGCGGCGTCGGCCTGGCCGCCCCGCAGATCGGTGTCGGGCTGCAGGTCGTGATCTTCGGTTTCGAGAACAGCGAACGCTACCCGGAGGCCGAGGCCGTGCCGATGACCGTGCTGCTCAATCCCGTGATCACGCCGCTCTCCGATGAAGAAGAACTGGGCTGGGAAGGCTGCCTGTCGGTGCCCGGCCTGCGCGGCGAAGTGCCGCGCTGGGCGCGCATCCGCTACCAGGGCTTTACCTCGCAGGGCGAGACCATCGACCGCACCGTAGAAGGCTTCCACGCCCGGGTCGTCCAGCACGAATGCGACCACCTGATCGGCAAGCTCTACCCGATGCGAATCCGCGACATGGCCCGCTTCGGCTTTACCGATGTACTCTTCCCGGAATTGGCGTAG
- the dbpA gene encoding ATP-dependent RNA helicase DbpA: MLANLQQLDYLSMTPIQAASLPLALAGHDLIAQAKTGSGKTAAFGLALLAKLNPKRFAVQAMVLCPTRELADQVTQEIRRLARFEENIKVLTLVGGSTLRNQANSLENGVHIVVGTPGRIMDHMERGYLKLDELTTLVLDEADRMLDMGFHDDIAYVAKRCPAKRQTLLFSATYPESIAQLAKQFLHQPQEVKLLEQHAGSKIRQRFYEVSNDDRLAAVARLLKHYRPVSTLAFCNTKQQCRDLLNVLRQEGIHALTLNGDLEQRERDQVLIQFANRSVSVLVATDVAARGLDIAQLEAVINVDVTPDPEIHVHRIGRTGRGDQEGWALSLCSHGDRRRVAAIAQEMGCQLTWSELGALDSQDNAPLVPPMSTLLMLGGRKDKIRPGDVLGALTGEAGFKGDQIGKITVTDQTTYIAVSRSIARDAVRKLGAGKVKGKTVKVRAL, from the coding sequence ATGCTGGCCAACCTGCAGCAGCTCGACTACCTGAGCATGACGCCGATCCAGGCCGCCAGCCTGCCGCTGGCCCTGGCCGGGCACGACCTGATCGCCCAGGCCAAGACCGGCAGCGGCAAGACCGCCGCCTTCGGGCTGGCCCTGCTCGCCAAGCTCAACCCGAAGCGCTTCGCCGTGCAGGCCATGGTGCTCTGCCCGACGCGCGAACTGGCCGACCAGGTGACGCAGGAAATCCGCCGCCTGGCCCGCTTCGAAGAAAACATCAAGGTGCTGACCCTGGTCGGCGGCTCGACGCTGCGCAACCAGGCGAACAGCCTGGAAAACGGCGTCCATATCGTGGTCGGCACGCCCGGCCGCATCATGGACCACATGGAACGCGGCTATCTGAAGCTCGACGAGCTGACCACCCTGGTCCTCGACGAAGCCGACCGCATGCTCGACATGGGCTTCCACGACGACATCGCCTACGTCGCCAAGCGCTGCCCGGCCAAGCGCCAGACGCTGCTCTTCTCGGCGACCTACCCGGAAAGCATCGCCCAGCTCGCCAAACAGTTCCTGCACCAGCCGCAGGAAGTGAAGCTGCTCGAACAGCACGCCGGCAGCAAGATCCGCCAGCGCTTCTACGAAGTCAGCAACGACGACCGCCTGGCCGCCGTCGCCCGGCTGCTCAAGCACTACCGCCCGGTCAGCACGCTGGCTTTCTGCAACACCAAGCAGCAATGCCGCGACCTGCTCAACGTCCTGCGCCAGGAGGGCATCCATGCCCTGACCCTGAACGGCGACCTCGAACAGCGCGAGCGCGACCAGGTGCTGATCCAGTTCGCCAACCGCAGCGTCTCGGTGCTGGTGGCGACCGACGTCGCGGCGCGCGGCCTCGATATCGCCCAGCTCGAAGCGGTGATCAACGTCGATGTCACGCCCGATCCGGAAATCCACGTCCACCGCATCGGCCGCACCGGCCGCGGCGACCAGGAAGGCTGGGCGCTGAGCCTGTGCAGCCACGGCGACCGCCGCCGGGTGGCCGCCATCGCCCAGGAAATGGGCTGCCAGCTGACCTGGAGCGAACTCGGGGCGCTGGACAGCCAGGACAATGCGCCGCTGGTGCCGCCGATGTCCACGCTGCTCATGCTCGGCGGGCGCAAGGACAAGATCCGCCCCGGCGACGTGCTCGGCGCGCTGACCGGCGAAGCCGGCTTCAAAGGCGACCAGATCGGCAAGATCACGGTCACCGACCAGACGACCTACATCGCGGTCTCCCGCAGCATCGCCCGCGACGCCGTGCGCAAGCTCGGCGCCGGCAAGGTCAAGGGGAAGACGGTCAAGGTCAGGGCACTTTAG
- a CDS encoding TonB C-terminal domain-containing protein, which yields MPRSTSTAKASPRPKAATAKVPANTPAEVLADSPPQPKPFPAVIALEQSTEAEFVVPPAPSEPPPAVSAAPEDAEGAAQARIDQQTQERVAEESVRQEAAQAESVRLETERQESARQAAARQELAGQEAVRQEAARAESVRLETERQESARQAGARQELVRQEVARQEAARAESVRQEAQRQESARQAVAQQELAGQEAARQEAARQEAARQEAARQEAARQEAARQEAARQEAARQEAARQEAVRQEAVRQEAVRQEAARQEAARQEAARQEAARQEAARQEAARQEAARQEAARAESVRQESERQESERQAAARQESARQESAQAEAKREQDARRDAARRAMGRQLDEEAARREAAQAARERSPSSSGFRRGRLFGRSDANAELVLYAEAWGRKIHFSMGFDMVREAAKQPHSDPIVTVAIRSDGSVESVTIVRSSGVAAIDDAIRRIVHNQTPYLPFQPALARDFDVVEIRRTWHFDTAIRLY from the coding sequence GTGCCGCGGAGTACGTCGACAGCGAAGGCCAGCCCGAGGCCGAAGGCAGCGACCGCCAAAGTCCCTGCGAACACGCCTGCTGAAGTGCTTGCCGATTCGCCGCCCCAACCGAAACCTTTTCCCGCCGTGATCGCCCTGGAGCAGTCCACAGAGGCCGAATTCGTCGTGCCTCCTGCGCCGTCTGAGCCGCCGCCTGCCGTCTCGGCAGCGCCAGAAGATGCTGAGGGGGCAGCACAGGCCCGAATCGACCAGCAGACGCAGGAGCGCGTCGCCGAGGAATCTGTGCGTCAGGAGGCGGCACAGGCAGAGTCTGTGCGACTGGAGACTGAGCGTCAGGAGAGCGCACGACAAGCAGCCGCTCGCCAGGAACTGGCCGGTCAGGAAGCAGTGCGTCAGGAGGCGGCACGGGCCGAGTCTGTTCGACTGGAGACCGAACGCCAGGAGAGCGCACGACAAGCAGGCGCTCGACAGGAGCTGGTACGGCAGGAGGTTGCGCGACAGGAAGCAGCACGGGCTGAGTCTGTGCGACAGGAGGCCCAACGCCAGGAGAGTGCACGACAAGCAGTCGCTCAACAGGAGCTGGCAGGTCAGGAAGCAGCGCGACAGGAGGCAGCACGGCAGGAGGCGGCACGGCAGGAGGCGGCACGGCAGGAGGCGGCACGGCAGGAGGCGGCACGGCAGGAGGCGGCACGGCAGGAAGCCGCACGGCAGGAGGCAGCACGGCAGGAAGCAGTGCGTCAGGAAGCAGTGCGTCAGGAAGCAGTGCGTCAGGAAGCAGCACGACAGGAAGCAGCACGACAGGAAGCAGCACGGCAGGAAGCAGCACGGCAGGAAGCAGCACGGCAGGAAGCAGCACGGCAGGAAGCAGCACGGCAGGAAGCAGCGCGGGCCGAGTCTGTGCGACAGGAGTCCGAACGCCAGGAGAGCGAACGCCAAGCCGCCGCTCGTCAGGAGTCGGCACGTCAGGAATCAGCGCAGGCGGAGGCCAAGCGGGAGCAGGATGCGCGACGGGATGCTGCGCGGCGGGCGATGGGACGCCAACTCGACGAGGAAGCCGCTCGCCGTGAAGCGGCTCAGGCGGCTAGGGAACGCTCACCGTCGTCGAGCGGCTTCCGCCGGGGCAGGCTCTTCGGGCGCTCCGACGCCAACGCCGAACTCGTTTTGTACGCGGAAGCCTGGGGCCGGAAGATCCACTTTAGTATGGGGTTCGACATGGTGCGCGAAGCGGCGAAGCAGCCGCACAGCGATCCCATTGTGACAGTGGCCATTCGCAGCGACGGCTCGGTCGAGTCCGTAACAATTGTTCGCTCGAGCGGCGTGGCCGCGATCGATGATGCGATACGCCGCATCGTGCACAACCAGACGCCCTATCTACCGTTCCAGCCGGCGCTTGCCCGCGACTTCGACGTGGTCGAGATCCGTCGGACCTGGCACTTCGACACCGCCATTCGGCTCTATTGA
- a CDS encoding aldehyde dehydrogenase family protein: protein MQLNDLKDQLTTKTRDFLARGKHRMLIGGQWVEAAGGQTLAVINPASEAVIATVAAGQPADVDAAVAAARKAFESGPWSRMKPAERERLLLRLADLMEQNARTLAEIESLDNGKSAAIAQAVDVGLSVSYLRYMAGWATKIEGSTVDVSVPFMPNAEFVNYTRREPVGVVAAIVAWNFPLLLACWKLGPALATGCTVVLKPAEQTPLSALFLGELIQEAGYPAGVVNVVTGDGIAAGAPLTRHPGVNKITFTGSTEVGKLIGKAAMDNMARVTLELGGKSPVIVLEDCDPAVAAAGAAQAIYFNQGQVCCAGSRLYVHKKNFDRVVADLADQARALKIGHGLDPLAQMGPLVSQEQMERVCSYIDIGRQQGGEVVTGGGRATDIGYFVQPTVMTRVDQKARVVQEEIFGPVVVAMPYDDLDQVAAWANDTPYGLGASIWSNDLSKVHRLIPKIKAGTVWVNCHNLLDPAMPFGGYKQSGFGKEMGRAALDGYLEQKSVFMAV from the coding sequence ATGCAACTCAACGATCTCAAGGATCAGCTGACCACCAAGACCCGCGACTTTCTGGCCCGGGGCAAGCATCGCATGCTGATCGGCGGACAGTGGGTGGAGGCCGCCGGTGGCCAGACGCTGGCCGTCATCAACCCGGCCAGCGAGGCCGTCATCGCCACCGTCGCCGCCGGCCAGCCGGCCGACGTCGATGCAGCCGTGGCCGCCGCCCGCAAAGCCTTCGAGAGCGGCCCGTGGAGCCGCATGAAGCCGGCCGAGCGCGAACGCCTGCTGCTGCGCCTGGCCGACCTCATGGAACAGAACGCCCGCACCCTGGCCGAAATCGAATCCCTCGACAACGGCAAATCGGCCGCCATCGCGCAGGCCGTCGATGTCGGCCTGAGCGTTAGCTACCTGCGCTACATGGCCGGCTGGGCGACCAAGATCGAAGGCAGCACCGTGGATGTTTCGGTGCCCTTCATGCCCAACGCCGAATTCGTCAATTACACCCGGCGCGAACCGGTCGGGGTGGTGGCCGCCATCGTCGCCTGGAATTTCCCGCTGCTGCTCGCCTGCTGGAAGCTCGGTCCGGCGCTCGCCACCGGCTGCACGGTAGTACTCAAGCCGGCCGAACAGACGCCACTGTCGGCGCTCTTCCTCGGCGAGCTGATCCAGGAGGCCGGCTATCCGGCCGGCGTGGTCAATGTCGTGACCGGCGACGGCATTGCCGCCGGCGCCCCGCTGACCCGGCATCCCGGCGTGAACAAGATCACCTTCACCGGGTCGACCGAGGTCGGCAAGCTGATCGGCAAGGCCGCCATGGACAACATGGCCCGCGTTACCCTCGAACTCGGGGGCAAGTCGCCGGTCATCGTCCTCGAAGACTGCGATCCCGCCGTCGCCGCGGCCGGTGCCGCCCAGGCCATCTACTTCAATCAGGGCCAGGTTTGCTGCGCGGGTTCGCGGCTCTACGTGCACAAGAAGAATTTCGACCGGGTGGTCGCCGACCTCGCCGATCAGGCCAGGGCGCTGAAGATCGGCCACGGTCTCGATCCGCTGGCCCAGATGGGGCCGCTGGTCTCGCAGGAGCAGATGGAACGCGTCTGCTCCTATATCGACATCGGCCGTCAGCAGGGGGGCGAAGTCGTCACCGGCGGCGGCCGGGCCACCGACATCGGCTATTTCGTCCAGCCGACGGTGATGACCCGGGTCGACCAGAAGGCGCGTGTCGTGCAGGAGGAAATTTTCGGGCCGGTGGTCGTCGCCATGCCTTACGACGATCTCGACCAGGTCGCGGCCTGGGCCAACGACACGCCCTATGGTCTGGGCGCCAGCATCTGGTCGAACGACCTGTCCAAGGTGCATCGCCTGATTCCCAAGATCAAGGCGGGGACGGTCTGGGTCAATTGCCACAACCTGCTCGACCCGGCCATGCCCTTCGGCGGCTACAAGCAGTCCGGATTCGGCAAGGAAATGGGAAGGGCGGCGCTGGACGGTTACCTCGAGCAGAAGTCCGTGTTCATGGCCGTCTGA